A genomic segment from Oncorhynchus keta strain PuntledgeMale-10-30-2019 chromosome 7, Oket_V2, whole genome shotgun sequence encodes:
- the gdf3 gene encoding protein DVR-1: protein METLVLLALAILSISASALGNGEELKTQERLFLNSLGLSARPKPSAHRRVPSVLWRMFKRTSTRENDTHERDPCMVSEYGVRGNIVRFVQDQGRLVSGWSGSCHGCVEKYMFFNISVLQPVEQLSLAQLEIKFQLDMFRTPRFLLGPQVLSVSLYKVLRATLRGASHEAHRRLVLSQSMQLEPEAGSLTLDLTALAENWRKPGHNYGLVLELQPHPVHTQAADIFMSQNLVNAVPLGPTITLPEFHASLVVVSLNPLQCRSRQKRSAVYLPVTPSNVCKPRRLYIEFKDVGWQDWIIAPQGYLANYCHGECPFPLSESLNGTNHAILQTLVHSLDPHGTPQPCCVPIRLSPVSMLYYDNNDNVVLRHYQDMVVDECGCR from the exons ATGGAGACTTTGGTTCTTTTAGCCCTAGCTATTTTATCCATTAGTGCGTCTGCTTTAGGAAATGGAGAAGAGTTGAAGACTCAGGAGCGCTTGTTTTTAAATTCGTTGGGCCTCTCCGCTCGGCCAAAGCCGTCAGCACACCGCCGCGTTCCCTCGGTGTTGTGGAGGATGTTCAAACGTACCAGCACCCGGGAGAACGACACCCACGAAAGAGACCCGTGCATGGTGTCTGAGTATGGAGTTCGCGGAAACATTGTTCGATTTGTGCAGGACCAAG GTAGACTGGTGTCAGGCTGGAGCGGCAGCTGCCACGGCTGTGTGGAGAAATACATGTTCTTCAACATTTCTGTGCTGCAGCCCGTGGAGCAGCTCTCTCTGGCGCAGCTGGAAATCAAGTTCCAGTTGGACATGTTCCGCACACCAAGGTTCCTCCTGGGCCCACAGGTGCTCAGCGTGTCCCTGTACAAGGTGTTGCGTGCGACCCTGAGGGGAGCGAGCCACGAGGCCCACCGCAGGCTGGTGCTGTCCCAGTCGATGCAGCTGGAACCCGAGGCCGGATCCCTCACCTTGGACCTCACAGCACTGGCAGAGAACTGGCGTAAGCCGGGTCATAACTACGGCCTGGTGCTGGAGCTGCAGCCACACCCCGTCCACACCCAGGCGGCGGACATCTTCATGTCCCAGAACCTGGTGAACGCCGTCCCGTTAGGGCCGACCATAACCCTCCCAGAGTTCCATGCCTCCCTGGTGGTTGTATCCCTGAATCCACTCCAGTGCCGCTCTCGGCAGAAGAGGAGCGCCGTCTACCTGCCGGTTACACCCAGCAATGTGTGTAAGCCGCGCCGCCTCTACATTGAATTCAAGGATGTGGGCTGGCAGGATTGGATCATCGCTCCGCAGGGCTACCTTGCCAACTACTGCCACGGAGAGTGCCCGTTCCCACTGAGCGAGAGCCTGAACGGCACTAACCATGCCATCCTGCAGACTCTGGTGCACTCCCTGGACCCCCACGGCACACCCCAGCCCTGCTGCGTACCCATCCGCCTGTCACCTGTATCCATGCTCTACTACGACAACAACGACAACGTAGTCCTACGTCATTACCAGGACATGGTGGTGGATGAGTGTGGCTGCAGATGA